In the genome of Ignavibacteriales bacterium, one region contains:
- a CDS encoding SPASM domain-containing protein — protein sequence MWGMPISYSIEPTNHCNLKCPECPSGLGALTRPLGLLKTDDFKKLIDEIKGTGFYVQLFFQGEPYINKNLPQMIEYAQKNKVYISISTNGHFINEKNVDSVLKNAPDKLIFSMDGLDEKSYQNYRVGGTFKQADDGLKALINRRNELGMKKPFVEFQFIVMKQNEHQLDEVLRYGKDRGVDKVVFKTMQISSLENAKYFLPENPKYRRYIVDDKGFRINAGLKNHCFALWRTSVITWDGKVVPCCFDKDAEFQLGKLNGKNFKEIWKSDEYQKFRQGVLSDRKGLSMCTNCTEGLKVNILELEQ from the coding sequence ATTTGGGGAATGCCGATTTCATATTCAATTGAACCGACGAATCATTGTAATCTTAAATGTCCTGAATGCCCGTCCGGATTAGGCGCGTTAACCCGTCCGCTCGGATTGCTGAAAACAGATGACTTTAAAAAACTGATTGATGAGATTAAGGGAACCGGATTTTATGTTCAGCTTTTTTTTCAAGGTGAACCTTACATCAACAAAAACCTGCCTCAAATGATAGAGTATGCACAAAAGAATAAAGTGTATATCTCAATCAGTACAAACGGACATTTTATTAATGAAAAAAATGTTGACTCAGTTTTAAAGAATGCGCCGGACAAATTAATATTTTCTATGGACGGTCTTGATGAAAAAAGTTATCAGAACTATAGAGTCGGCGGAACGTTCAAACAAGCTGATGATGGATTGAAAGCTTTGATAAATAGAAGAAATGAACTTGGGATGAAAAAACCATTTGTTGAATTTCAATTCATTGTGATGAAACAAAATGAACATCAGCTTGATGAAGTGTTGAGATATGGTAAGGATCGAGGAGTTGATAAAGTTGTATTTAAAACAATGCAGATAAGTTCACTCGAGAATGCAAAATATTTCCTTCCTGAAAATCCTAAGTACAGAAGATACATTGTCGATGATAAAGGTTTTAGAATCAATGCCGGACTAAAAAATCATTGTTTTGCTTTGTGGCGAACAAGTGTTATTACATGGGATGGTAAAGTTGTTCCGTGCTGTTTTGACAAAGATGCCGAATTTCAGTTAGGGAAACTGAATGGAAAGAATTTTAAAGAAATCTGGAAATCTGATGAGTATCAAAAATTCAGACAGGGAGTTTTATCTGACAGAAAAGGTTTATCAATGTGCACAAATTGCACTGAAGGTTTAAAAGTAAATATACTGGAGCTAGAGCAGTAG
- the bshC gene encoding bacillithiol biosynthesis cysteine-adding enzyme BshC, with translation MFINFSDIPGHHNLFLDYLYEFDNVKHFYKNDFRNKEAYLSVFRKVSEKFDEFRPELVNIIQEQYSAFKPSHKTEKNISLLKSKKTLAVVTGQQLGLFGGPLYTLYKIITTIKLSQYLSERYDEYQFVPIFWLEGDDHDFNEVRYFNLISDNNELAKYTYEEQMEDEDNKGSVGRLKFNEKLNSVFDELTTKTRKTEFTEALMEKLKSSYTEKETFKSAFTKLLYSLFDEYGLVIFDPQHKKIKERLIPIFKKEITDFRTHTEKLVNVSAHLEETYHAQVKVRPVNLFYANEEGRYLIEPVENEFRLKRKRKRFTYEELINTIETEPEAFSPNVLLRPICQDYVLPTAFYVGGPSEIAYFAQVMPLYDFYSIEAPIIYPRSSATLLEKNINSILEKFSLTVKDVFNDPDKLKNQVVGTLSDSTIDEIFNSTFQQFELAFDQLKEKLFELDKTISDSSTRYKQKVINYIEELKAKSLEAQKKKFEVTLRQIDKISVNVFPGGNLQEREINFIHFANRYGDNFLKLVFDELAINKFEHQLINL, from the coding sequence ATGTTTATAAATTTCAGCGATATTCCAGGGCATCATAACTTATTTTTAGATTACCTTTATGAATTTGACAACGTAAAACATTTTTATAAAAATGATTTCAGAAATAAAGAAGCATACCTGAGTGTATTTAGAAAAGTATCAGAAAAATTTGATGAATTTCGTCCTGAGTTGGTAAACATTATTCAGGAACAATACAGCGCTTTCAAACCTTCACACAAAACAGAAAAAAATATTTCCCTGCTCAAGTCCAAAAAAACTCTTGCCGTTGTGACAGGTCAGCAGCTTGGGTTATTTGGCGGACCGCTTTACACCTTATATAAAATAATCACGACCATAAAACTAAGTCAGTATCTCTCAGAGCGATATGATGAATACCAGTTTGTTCCTATATTCTGGCTTGAAGGTGATGACCATGATTTTAACGAAGTACGCTACTTCAATCTTATCTCAGACAACAATGAGCTTGCCAAGTATACTTATGAAGAACAAATGGAAGATGAAGACAATAAGGGAAGTGTTGGAAGATTAAAATTCAATGAAAAATTAAATTCTGTTTTTGATGAACTGACAACTAAGACAAGAAAAACGGAATTCACTGAAGCATTGATGGAAAAATTAAAATCATCATATACAGAAAAGGAGACTTTTAAATCAGCATTTACAAAATTACTCTACTCACTTTTTGATGAGTATGGTTTGGTGATTTTTGATCCTCAGCATAAAAAAATAAAAGAAAGACTAATCCCGATCTTTAAAAAAGAGATTACAGATTTCCGCACACATACTGAAAAGTTAGTTAATGTTTCTGCCCACCTCGAAGAAACATATCATGCTCAGGTCAAAGTTCGTCCTGTTAATCTGTTTTACGCCAATGAGGAAGGACGTTATCTGATTGAACCTGTTGAAAACGAGTTTCGCTTAAAAAGAAAACGGAAAAGATTCACTTACGAAGAACTGATAAACACAATTGAAACTGAACCGGAAGCATTTAGTCCGAATGTATTGCTCAGACCTATTTGCCAGGATTATGTTTTACCGACAGCATTCTACGTTGGTGGACCAAGTGAAATCGCCTACTTTGCTCAGGTAATGCCGTTGTATGATTTTTATTCAATTGAAGCGCCGATTATTTATCCTCGCTCTTCTGCTACCTTACTTGAAAAAAATATTAATTCAATCCTGGAAAAGTTTAGTCTCACAGTCAAAGATGTATTCAACGATCCTGATAAACTAAAAAACCAGGTGGTTGGAACACTTTCCGATTCAACCATAGATGAGATATTTAATTCAACTTTTCAGCAGTTCGAACTCGCATTTGATCAGTTAAAAGAAAAATTATTTGAATTGGATAAAACGATTAGTGACTCAAGTACCCGTTACAAACAGAAAGTAATTAATTATATAGAAGAGCTGAAAGCGAAATCACTGGAAGCACAGAAGAAAAAGTTTGAAGTTACTTTAAGACAAATTGATAAAATTTCTGTGAATGTTTTTCCCGGCGGGAACTTACAGGAGAGAGAAATTAATTTTATTCATTTCGCAAACCGTTATGGAGATAATTTTTTAAAGCTCGTTTTTGATGAACTTGCAATCAACAAGTTTGAACATCAGCTCATTAATCTTTAG
- the ugpC gene encoding sn-glycerol-3-phosphate ABC transporter ATP-binding protein UgpC, whose translation MAEVILKNVSKVYEGGNKAVSDVNIEIKDKEFVVLVGPSGCGKSTTLRMVAGLEEISSGDLYIDGKRVNDVSPKDRDIAMVFQNYALYPHMSVYENMAFGLKLRKFDKDEIKNRVNDAAKILGLEQYLERKPKALSGGQRQRVAVGRAIVRKPKVFLFDEPLSNLDAKLRVQMRTEISKLHQRLGATMIYVTHDQTEAMTMGDKIVIMKDGVIHQIDSPLNLYNKPANKFVAGFIGSPSMNFLEGKISQNGSLNFESSKSGMKIALNNSYGAKLKNHLNKKIWMGIRPEDIYDAGLTNTMNDKSQINVNLEVVEPMGNEIFLYFQVDETQFVVRVPAREMLQSGNKKELVIDTSKLHFFDFETEAALV comes from the coding sequence ATGGCAGAAGTAATTCTAAAAAATGTTTCCAAAGTCTATGAAGGCGGAAACAAGGCTGTCAGTGATGTAAACATAGAAATTAAAGATAAAGAGTTTGTTGTTCTTGTTGGACCTTCCGGCTGCGGTAAGTCAACCACATTGCGAATGGTAGCCGGACTTGAAGAAATATCTTCAGGCGATTTATACATTGATGGCAAGCGGGTAAATGATGTATCGCCAAAAGACAGAGACATCGCAATGGTATTTCAGAACTATGCGCTTTATCCGCATATGTCCGTTTACGAAAATATGGCATTTGGATTAAAGCTTAGAAAGTTTGATAAGGATGAAATAAAAAACCGTGTGAACGACGCTGCCAAGATCCTTGGACTCGAACAATATCTTGAGCGTAAACCAAAAGCTCTCTCTGGTGGGCAGCGACAGCGTGTCGCTGTTGGAAGAGCGATTGTAAGAAAGCCGAAAGTTTTTTTGTTTGATGAACCGCTGAGCAATCTTGACGCAAAGCTGAGAGTACAGATGCGTACAGAGATTTCGAAACTGCATCAAAGGCTTGGCGCGACTATGATATACGTCACTCACGATCAAACAGAAGCAATGACAATGGGTGATAAAATCGTAATCATGAAAGACGGTGTAATCCATCAGATTGATTCGCCATTAAATCTTTACAACAAGCCCGCAAATAAATTTGTCGCCGGATTTATAGGAAGTCCTTCAATGAATTTTCTTGAAGGAAAGATTTCACAAAATGGTTCGCTTAATTTTGAAAGCAGCAAAAGCGGAATGAAGATTGCGCTGAATAATTCTTATGGAGCAAAATTAAAAAATCATCTCAACAAAAAAATATGGATGGGTATAAGACCGGAAGATATTTATGATGCTGGATTGACAAATACTATGAATGATAAATCTCAGATAAATGTTAACCTTGAAGTGGTTGAGCCAATGGGAAATGAAATATTTCTTTACTTCCAAGTTGATGAAACACAATTTGTCGTAAGAGTACCTGCACGAGAAATGCTTCAGTCAGGTAATAAAAAAGAATTGGTTATTGATACTTCCAAACTCCACTTTTTTGATTTTGAAACTGAAGCGGCTTTAGTCTAA
- the aroA gene encoding 3-phosphoshikimate 1-carboxyvinyltransferase, with protein MIQQFNQIKPFSRELELPGDKSISHRAAIFSAMAKGKSVIKNISNGEDVNSTIECLNKIGTEFSVKGNEVIVDGCGYKGFKKPFVTLYAGNSGTTARLLVGLLSVQNFYSEITGDESLLKRPMDRVIHPLKEMNAKLSLSGNALPIKISPADNINSIDYKMPVASAQVKTSVILSGLHSDDESKIIEPVETRDHTERMLGLTCKNSNIGKEIFFSRKDYPVHKEFYCPSDFSTASFFIVLTLLNENSELRIKNVTLNPTRTGLLNILLLMGADIKFENENIFSGEPFGDIIVKSSELKNVEVPENIIPNIIDEVPILSVAAVFAKGDFNIRGAGELRLKESDRIKSIVHNLSLLGLDIEEYEDGFSVSGTIKKTNGIFNSFGDHRIAMAFSILSLLLNSEPNVNNFECVNISNPDFIAQLSQLQR; from the coding sequence ATGATTCAGCAATTCAATCAAATAAAGCCATTTAGTCGCGAACTTGAACTACCCGGCGATAAATCAATCTCACATCGTGCTGCAATATTTTCTGCGATGGCAAAGGGAAAATCTGTTATAAAAAATATTTCAAATGGTGAAGATGTTAATTCAACAATTGAATGTTTAAATAAAATCGGGACAGAATTCTCAGTAAAAGGTAATGAAGTCATAGTCGATGGATGTGGATATAAGGGATTCAAAAAACCTTTTGTGACCTTATACGCTGGTAATTCAGGAACGACTGCAAGGCTTTTAGTAGGTTTATTGTCTGTTCAAAATTTTTATTCAGAAATAACCGGTGATGAATCGCTATTAAAGAGACCGATGGATCGGGTCATCCATCCACTAAAAGAAATGAATGCGAAATTATCTTTAAGCGGAAATGCACTGCCAATAAAAATATCCCCAGCAGACAATATAAATTCTATTGATTATAAAATGCCTGTTGCCAGTGCACAGGTTAAAACCTCTGTTATATTATCTGGACTCCATTCAGACGATGAAAGTAAAATTATTGAACCGGTAGAAACTCGTGACCACACTGAAAGAATGCTTGGTTTAACCTGTAAAAATTCTAACATCGGAAAAGAAATATTCTTCAGCAGGAAAGATTATCCGGTTCATAAAGAATTTTATTGTCCATCTGATTTTTCAACTGCTTCATTCTTTATAGTGTTGACGTTGTTAAATGAAAATTCAGAATTACGAATTAAGAATGTGACATTAAATCCTACTCGTACTGGCTTATTGAATATTCTGTTATTAATGGGTGCAGATATCAAATTTGAAAATGAAAATATTTTTTCCGGTGAACCTTTTGGCGACATAATTGTTAAAAGCAGTGAATTAAAAAATGTTGAGGTCCCTGAAAATATTATTCCCAATATTATTGATGAAGTACCAATTCTCTCAGTTGCAGCAGTGTTTGCAAAAGGTGATTTCAATATCCGCGGTGCCGGTGAATTAAGGTTGAAAGAATCCGATAGAATAAAATCAATTGTTCACAATTTAAGTTTATTAGGATTGGACATTGAAGAATATGAAGACGGGTTTTCAGTTTCCGGCACTATAAAAAAAACGAATGGAATCTTTAATAGTTTTGGCGATCACAGAATCGCAATGGCGTTTTCAATATTGTCACTCTTATTGAATAGTGAACCAAATGTTAATAACTTTGAATGTGTAAATATTTCAAACCCTGATTTCATTGCTCAACTTTCTCAATTACAAAGGTGA
- a CDS encoding RNA methyltransferase has translation MKSFKTEKRTNKIVTVVKARQQTLKVVLENIHDPHNVSAIFRTCDAVGVEKVSLIYNNEPFPRIGKKSSASAFKWVEKEKFTTVDECYSNLRKEGFKIFASAIAPSAKNLYELDLTDKVAIVLGNEHRGVSEESASKADELFLIPMMGMVQSLNVSVATAVILYEALRQRSEKNMYDESSLAEEILKIKIEEWLNK, from the coding sequence GTGAAGTCATTCAAAACAGAAAAACGGACTAACAAAATTGTAACCGTTGTTAAAGCCCGCCAGCAAACCCTAAAAGTAGTTTTGGAAAATATTCACGATCCCCATAACGTTAGCGCCATATTCAGGACTTGTGACGCTGTTGGTGTTGAAAAAGTTTCACTTATATATAACAATGAACCGTTTCCAAGAATAGGGAAGAAGTCCTCAGCTTCTGCTTTTAAGTGGGTTGAAAAAGAAAAGTTTACAACTGTTGATGAATGTTATTCGAATCTCCGCAAAGAAGGGTTCAAAATATTTGCTTCTGCAATTGCTCCTTCTGCAAAAAATTTATATGAACTTGATCTTACAGATAAAGTAGCAATTGTTCTAGGAAACGAGCATAGAGGAGTATCTGAAGAATCTGCATCAAAAGCTGATGAACTATTTTTAATACCTATGATGGGTATGGTTCAAAGTCTTAATGTATCGGTAGCAACTGCAGTTATACTTTATGAGGCGTTACGTCAGCGTTCTGAAAAGAATATGTATGATGAGTCTAGCCTTGCTGAAGAAATCCTGAAAATTAAAATCGAAGAATGGTTGAATAAATAA
- the deoC gene encoding deoxyribose-phosphate aldolase yields the protein MENFLKDTDVSQEFLERTLRDFYCKEESCKGWETNVITQPKAVRNIVDIGASRISAGPGIGHKVTDSEVASKIDHTLLKPEATEAEIKSLCEEAKKFNFASVCVNPCYVALCHSLLKGSSVKVCTVIGFPLGSTTTETKKFEAEQALKNGAQELDMVINVGQLKHGNYEYVYNDVHTVVTAAKSGNAICKVILETALLNDEEKIKACVICKKAGADFVKTSTGFSKGGATVGDIALMKYVVGVNIGVKASGGIRSREDAEAMIASGADRIGASASVKIVLGEKSDATY from the coding sequence ATGGAAAATTTTTTAAAAGATACTGACGTTTCCCAGGAATTTCTTGAACGGACTTTAAGAGATTTTTATTGTAAGGAAGAGTCCTGCAAAGGCTGGGAAACGAATGTTATTACTCAACCCAAAGCTGTAAGAAATATTGTTGATATAGGTGCATCCAGAATCAGCGCCGGACCTGGAATTGGTCACAAAGTAACCGATTCGGAAGTAGCATCGAAGATCGATCACACTTTATTAAAACCGGAAGCAACAGAGGCAGAAATAAAATCACTTTGTGAAGAAGCAAAAAAATTCAACTTTGCATCAGTGTGTGTGAATCCTTGTTATGTTGCTTTATGTCATTCATTGTTAAAAGGATCTTCGGTTAAAGTTTGTACTGTAATTGGATTTCCTCTCGGTTCGACTACAACTGAAACAAAAAAGTTTGAAGCAGAACAGGCATTGAAGAACGGTGCCCAGGAACTTGATATGGTAATAAATGTCGGGCAGTTAAAACATGGTAACTATGAATATGTTTATAATGATGTTCATACAGTTGTAACTGCAGCCAAATCGGGGAATGCGATTTGTAAAGTAATTTTAGAAACTGCTTTATTGAATGATGAAGAAAAAATAAAAGCATGTGTAATCTGTAAAAAAGCAGGTGCCGATTTTGTAAAAACATCAACAGGATTCAGTAAAGGCGGCGCAACCGTTGGCGACATTGCTTTAATGAAATATGTTGTTGGAGTAAATATCGGCGTAAAAGCATCAGGTGGAATACGATCACGTGAAGATGCTGAAGCAATGATTGCAAGCGGTGCCGACAGAATTGGTGCAAGCGCAAGTGTGAAGATTGTACTTGGTGAAAAAAGTGATGCAACATACTGA